Sequence from the Segatella copri genome:
TCTGACGGTTGACAAGGACAATCCTAGCCATCAATTGAATGCCTACTACAACGGCACATTGGGCAAGACCACTATTGACCTGAATACCGACCTCTATTTCAGTACAAACAGGGCTTATGCCTATAGCGATGAACAGAGCCAGGAGCACGATTCTCGTAACGTCAACTCCAAGAATCGTGTGAGCAATAAGATGGTAGCCACTAAACTCGTAATTACCTCTCCTCTCTTGGGCGGTAATCTCTCCTATGGAGCTGAGTATATCAATACTCATCGTAACGATGACTACGAAGTGAATCGCACCGACCTCTTCGCCAACTCTTATAGCAAGTTGGAGGAGCAGACGGCAAGTCCATTCATCCAATACGCGCGCCTCACCCCGATAGGAAACATCACGGCGGGATTGCGATACGAGTATGTAAGATTCAAGTATTATGATGCAGGCATCTATCAGCCCGAGCAGAGTCGCTCCTTCCGCAACCTCTTTCCTACCATCAGCTATGGTGCGAAGATAGGTAAGGTAATGGCACAGTTGAGCTATTCGGTAAAGACCTCTCGTCCTTCATATAGTCAACTGAGCAATAATGTATCTTATATGAATCGATTTACTCGCCAAACAGGTAATCCTTATCTCGACAACGAAACCAATCACAGAGTGGAATTATCGGGTGTATGGAAGTTCATCCAGTTTATGGTCAACTACAAGGACTCTCGCAATGCCATTATCTATTGGGCGGAGCAAATTCCTGATAACGAAGCAATTACCATGATAAGTCGTAAGAACGTGAAGAGTCTCAAGAGCATGACTGCCTACATCAGTGCCGCTCCAAAGATAGGCATTTGGGCGCCGCAAATCAACTTGGGCATGCAGAAGCCATGGTTCACCCTCCATACTGATGTGGCATCTTATCGCTTGAATCGTCCTATCTTCATGGGCAACTTCAACAATGCCTTCTCCTTGCCATGCGGCATCACTCTTAACGTGGATTATCGCTATCAGAGCAAGGGTAACACGATGAATGTATATCTTGCCAAAGAGCAGCATGTGCTGGATGTCAGCATCAGCAAGTCATTCCTAAAGGATGCCCTTACCTTGGAAATAAAAGGCAACGACCTGCTTTATAAATGTTGGGATGCCGACTTGCTCTATAACCAGAAGATGGAACTCTTGCAAGTGTCTAAGCGAGGTACGAGAGACCTGCAACTCACCCTTCGCTATAAGTTCAATACCACACGTAGCAAGTATAAGGGAACTGGTGCCGGTAATGCAGAGTTGAATCGACTATAAATATCTTTTACAAGATA
This genomic interval carries:
- a CDS encoding outer membrane beta-barrel family protein; the protein is MKRLALVASFCGITITQMMAQNINGEQISDTTLFEKFSKELGEVVVKAHLPQYKKTHEGLLTNVAGTVLSKMGTAEDVLKHVPSIVKKKDGYEVVGKGTPIIYINGRKMQDISELDNIKSSDIKSVEVIQNPGATYDASVNAVIKIKTIKKKGEGFGFDTRSVYWYNKHDNTIQQINMNYRHNGLNLFATYKFSDATWMQKATYNQTVHVDTLWQQHNNNEVTGRIESHRLISGFSYDFNANHSIGARYTLTSPGYSRSKDFFDSQVTADGKFYDYIKTDGLTVDKDNPSHQLNAYYNGTLGKTTIDLNTDLYFSTNRAYAYSDEQSQEHDSRNVNSKNRVSNKMVATKLVITSPLLGGNLSYGAEYINTHRNDDYEVNRTDLFANSYSKLEEQTASPFIQYARLTPIGNITAGLRYEYVRFKYYDAGIYQPEQSRSFRNLFPTISYGAKIGKVMAQLSYSVKTSRPSYSQLSNNVSYMNRFTRQTGNPYLDNETNHRVELSGVWKFIQFMVNYKDSRNAIIYWAEQIPDNEAITMISRKNVKSLKSMTAYISAAPKIGIWAPQINLGMQKPWFTLHTDVASYRLNRPIFMGNFNNAFSLPCGITLNVDYRYQSKGNTMNVYLAKEQHVLDVSISKSFLKDALTLEIKGNDLLYKCWDADLLYNQKMELLQVSKRGTRDLQLTLRYKFNTTRSKYKGTGAGNAELNRL